The stretch of DNA GCTCGATGCTTCCACCTCATCTGCATTTGATAAGAGCCAAATTTTTATAATGCATGCTAATATGgctttatcaaatttatatacCAAAAGCAAAGGGTGGAGATATGTACAAGAGGCTCATTGTCCGAATCTTCAACATGATGAACACTAGAAGGATTTGCAGACGTTACTCGAGATTTCTCCTGCTTCATGGGACTACTTCTATTGGTTTCTTGACTTCCTTCTGAATCTGGTTTGTCCTCTTCATTAGCTCCCTCTTTGACGGCACTGCTTGATTCATCTGCTTCTTTATCTTCTGAATGAGATTTATACTCATCATCATTTTCACTATCTTGTGGGACACTCTTGACATCTTCAGCTCTTCTTCCTTCAAAATCAGGTTTTTCTTCTCCATCAGATTCATCTGGATGATGCAGGCTCTTCTCCATGTCTtctaattgttttgtttttgatgACTTCCCCTCCATCTCAGATTCCTCCTTGTCTGTTAGGTTCTCATCCAGTCTTTCAGCTTTCTCGCCTTCTGAATCACCtggaaaaaaaatgcatttaaaaTACCACGAGTCTTTGGAAGTTTCATAAATCAGGGATGCAAAAACATAGAACTTGAATGAAACAAAAATCCGAAAGTGATGTGCCCGCTCTCACATTTATTTCAAGGCAAAACTTTATTTCAAGGCAAAACTCTGCACCAACATATAGTATTTACCCTAATAGCTAAAAGCTTAGTATTTATATACATCATCagctaaaatgagttgagtttgaaGCTAAATGCTTAGAATTGGATACTAGAAACAGAAGAGACAGATACTTCACCTGCGTTCATTTCATTAGCTTTAGACGTTGTGGCGGGTTCAGGATTTGATATATCAGAATCCCCTTTGTCCTCAGCTTCACCCAAGTCACTTTTTGATGCACCCTTTAGTACAtgcttcaaatttctttttggaGTTCTTTTCCCTTTAACACTAGAAGAGAAAGATAGCTGAATTTAAATCCAAGATATGTAACCTTAATGTGAAGAAATGCACCTAAAATGCAAGGCTTCACTCACTTCTTAATTGATTCCTTACTCAAACGTGAGCCACctgaatttttattttgcttcctAGGTGACCTGTAAaacaatgaaaagaaattatgaaaataatttagcaTACCGATGCTGGAACCATGCTGATGCTGGTAGAGACACATAATGAAACCAAACAGGGACActtctccttccaaaataaaagtaaaaaaactgATTTTACAATTGGAGAAAGAAGATACTCTACATTCTGCATCAGAAAGGCAACACTTACACTTCTTTTGAAAGAGGGCCATTCGATGAATTTAACTTCTGCTTATGCTACAAGAAAAAGGGAGAAATAAGTCATTgcttttctgaaaacaaataaaagaatgtCCTCAGCTAGAGGAAAGAATGCTAAAGAATATGAACCTTTGAAGACTTGCGACCATTGTCAATGAGCTCCCAGCGCTCCTTTTCTATACGGAGAACTTCCACATCTCCATCATCGTACAAAACCTTCCATTCGACATTAAGGTGTGAAATTATGTAGAAATGTAGTGTGCAATAATTACATAACAAAACGTTTGCATCAACCAATCCCAGAATCTAACTGAGAATAAGAGCACGCCAAAGCTTACCACATGCTTCCGCTTTAGAGGATCATAAGACTTAACCGTGCCTTGATAGAACCTAGAAATTTTAACAATGAGACATTAGGATGGTATGTGTCTAAAATCAAAAGGAGAAGACTTTGGCCCTTGACAGGAATtgcagaaaggagaaaaaaccGGAACAATTGAAAATTAGGCAATCTAAGGAAACACCAAATCATTGTTATGAATTGCTTTGGAATGACTTATTTACAAGAGTGGATTAGCTTGGGTAACGCTGAGAAGTATGGTTGATTTCCTAGCAAATTGGAGAGGCCTACATGGTAATCCACAGATAGCAGCAATATTAAGATGGTACCAATATGCCTAAGGTGGTGTCTTTGGAGGGAGAAGAACGCAAGAAGCTCTGAAGATCGTGGgcggtcaatggatgagcttagaacgTTCGTTTTAACAGTATTCCATAGGTTtcatcataatttattttaataaccTTGGCATTCATGACTTCCTTGTTTCACTAGATAATCATACATAGGTGATGCTCTTACATATatcccatgtacttgggctacgcctattattattttcagtaaaatctTATCTActgatcaggaaaaaaaaaaggttcggCCCCCAACTACCAACAACAGATGGACAAGTATCAGGTGATGATGTGTTTCTCTGTGTGAGTGAGGCAGAATAGGTATGGCCTCAGCCATTCTTTTGCTTTCATTGTTTTGTGGAATATAGATAAAAAGATGACTCACCGCTTATCCATAGGCCACCAAACTTTTATTCTGCAACCAATCAAGTCTTCGATATCTCGTCCACCAGCCTTCGATGTGCACTGTGGGGAAAATTTACATCAGATTAAATCATGGCATGTTATATGGTGATGTCCATTAGTTCTGTATACTGAGTAAACAGCTAAACCTTAAATATGAGAAGAAAATAGGGCCCAATGAACTCTAGATCAAATAACACCTCCTTCCTTTGTGGAGGGAGAGGCCATAGATCTGAGACCCACTGGTAGGAATGAAAAGCAGTACACAtgtaaacatatatacatacacaaaataagtaaaatacaCATGACATATCACTGGTGGGAAAGTGCAGAAAGATTGACCTTTGCAAATCCTGCAATGCTTTTCCTTTTCTGCTTCCTGCTAGACCCGATAGGAGACTTAACATTACTActtatttcaatttgatcagTCTCTGTCAGCACATCAGGCTTCTGCAATAGAGGTACGAAAAGAAGTGGATATCTTCACTATTAAAACCACCAGGAGAACATTAGGTGTATCAAACTCTTAAAGTAGATTAACCCAGTAGCAGAGCTCACCCCCATGTCACTGTCATTTGCTTCTCCCAATTCATTTGCCTCATCATTATGACCACGGTCAGAGaattttcctttatgttttgCATGGACGCTTTCGTTCTTTCGAAGGGAAGGTACCGACAAGTCTGAATCAGCACCCTCAATCATTTTCTTCTGGGTGgacatttttccttttgaatCAGAGCTGATGTCTGGATCTGTTTCAATGGATTGAATTGAGTGAATAATTCTTGCTTTAATAGTGGCATCCTCAGAAGCTCTTAAAGGAGCTTTTGAAATACCTGCTGGTGTTCTGAAAGCAGTGTGAGCTGAGGATGACCTCGGGCGTTTCAGTACCATAACAGATGTTGCATCActagcttttcttttcttacctTTCTCCTGCTTCAGatccatttttgttttcttactCGGGAAATATTCATGACCATTGCTTGATTCAAATTTATTAGACACACCCAAGTTACCTAAGTTTATTTCCCTCACCATTTCCAAGATATCAACATCATTTTCAGCAGTTTTTGCTTCAGCTGGTAAAGACTTGTTCTTTTTCACCTTTTTAGCCTTGGTCCCCTGAGATTTCAAGCGTTTTAGCATTTTTACCAGAGGCATTTCATTTCCATCTATTTCACCAGGTTTCAGTTCTTCATCCTGAGCTACTTCAGAAAACACCTGATGTGATAAAAACACTACTTTAGTAAAAGATGTAAGATGCACAAACTATCACCAAACATTACCATGCCACAGATTGGTAAAACGTACctcttcatcattttctaacTTAAGTGACTCAAAGTGAGTCAACACGTTTTCATCAGCCAACCATGTTTGCCCATCACTGGCCTATTGAAaacaataaatgatattaatggaCATTCTCTGAAAATGAGAAACAGGGCGCAAGATATTTcccattttaaaaagaattaatgcAAGTGACTCCAAGAATTTTAAGTACCAGATTTACTATAAATGAGgctaattttacaaaagaagaggATTGGTTTTATGCACATATCAGTAGGTAGCAAcgcttttttccttcaaaatcaTCCTGAATATTTGATTTTACCTAAAGCAAGGATATATTCTTTTCTCCGACAAATACAACTCCATGCCCAGAAACTAAGAAAGGCTGCATCTACTTCCAAATTCAGTAATGTCATGCCACTACCAGCCACGCACACACATACCCACACAGATACACAAATCTGCCATCATAGCCTAATTGCAACACAAGAGCTTCACAGTACACTGTAAACATCCAAAATGGAGCACAGCATGAAAACTCCTAGCATCATCAAGTGTTATCAAGTTAAGAATTCAAGTAGTGCAGCAGTCATAAGTCAAAATTGATCCATAAAAACATCCCTTTTCAAGTAATttaatgaacaataaagaatCATCGGTTGACAATCAACGAGGTGATATCAAGCCATGCATGGGTGCCACAATAAAATGTATTCGGTAACCATATATATGGCAAAGAATCAGCAAGTCTATCCTCATCCCAAATCCAGTACAAATTAGAAAAACAAGACACATGAATTCTTTGCAGAAGTTACCACAGAGtcatctccttcattctttTCAAGCAATTTGTACAGCATAGAGGGAAGGGAGACCAACACAGTCGACCGTTGTGAGTCATCCTCCTTTGTGGCTAGGCGCTTGGTGATTGACAACCCAAGGTCACAAATAGCATGTGAGTTCTGacaatttcaaatgaaatttgtTAAGCACGGAATTAGATTTCTCTGTATTCACtttctttttaagtttagaTTAATTAACTGAATGAAAGCCAAGagataagaaaatttttatctcCACCTTTGATTTTGCTGCATCAACTATATCCTCAGAGCACTTGATACTTTGAAAGATAGAACAAATAACAGAAATaatttccctctctttctccttgCTGGTACCAGCTTCTGACTTGGCTTCTTCATCTCCACGCACCAGCATGGAAATAATCAAGTGCAATTGCCTGACGAATATAGAACACTAAAGGAATGAACATTCACATCAAATACCATAGTTCATACTGATTTTCATCGTAACAATCAGTCAAGTGTTACAAATATACCACACTAATACATATTGATAAAAATGGACAAATTAGTGATAAAAATGTGCATCAATGCTGCATAAGTGCAAGGCaagaagaatatataattttttgctGAATGAAATTACTATACAGTGAATTGGCAAGAAGATATCgccaacaattttattatttcgtGCCCAAATAAAGCACGTGTACAATTTACAGAGAACACTATGGGAAAGAACAAACCTACAAAAAAACCCATCTAATTccataacataaaaattaagaaacgtGTTATGATGCCTTGCATTGAGTTTTATTCCTTCTGCTTCTCGATAATTCTAACACCCGTGAAATACAACATGAAACaatctctataaataaatacaattaaatcaaaatcaaaatcaaaatgtgAAATAGCCAGCGAGGTTTAGTTCAAAATGGCGCTGCCGCCTCCAATAAGAACAGGGTGGAGGATGAGATTACGGGTTCAAGACCCAATGGATGCATATCAAAGgtggaataaaataaaatgtacagTAAGTATACCTGTATATAAGATCAAATGCTTTGACATCCTTGCATTCTTCAATATTAGGACATGAATGATGAGCAAGAGCATGAACAAAGTATGGGAGGATGAATTCAGGATATGCTGTCAAGGAATTTCCATCACATTGCATAGAGATTTGTCGAGCCTTTGTTTGGTGATACATTTGAATAATGTCAGCAAGATTGTGTCTCTCCTGCATAgcaaacaaaatgcaaaattcAGCCAACTAGATCTCACAAATCTAGCCACTATGGCATCCATAGGATGCACTTGATGAGAACATAGAAACTACTACTAATCAATCAACTCTGGCATACATACCTCTTCAAACTCTAGTGGCTTGGATCCGATGATGTTAAATAAGAATGCACAAGCATATTTAGCATCCAAATACCGATCCTTTATATACTGATAGACCTTGCCCAGGAATTGTTTTTTAGCTTGAGGGAACCTAATCTACAAGATCAGTACCAGGAGAAATTAATCTATCACTCTCAGATCATTGTGAAAACTGACCACTTTTATTTccataattatataaacaaaatagaaaatcaagATTATACTAGGAGCAGCTTTGAAGTAAAGGAGCCCACCTCTGATGTCCACAAGGTCAAGTGAAAGATATCAACAGGTATCTTCTCATCCCAGTACTTGGACAAATGAAGAACCGCTTTTGCCGAAGCAAGCCTCAAATGGGCCTTATCAACTAAACTATAAGATGGAAAGACTTTTACATGAATTtcaaacttcataaaaaaactaaactttTGAAGAAAATCACAGCAGAAAAACGTTTAAAGTGAATCAAAACAGAAAACTGTAGTGTAATTTAAAAATGCTCCACAAAGCTAACAATACCTTGATTCTATGTCTTTTGATATCTCTCCAAAAGAAAGTATGTTTCTTAGAATATCCAGAAGAACATCAATGCCAGGACGAAGATGGGCATCTTTAACAGGCAAAAAGCTCTTAACCATTGTCTTGATACCAAATATCTGCAgcaggaagagagagagagagagagggtaagCCAATTGTAAAGGTAATTATCCTGAAAATATCAGAACATTATAATTCTGGTCATTATCGAGCAATGAATTTCGATGCATCCAACTTTTATTATCTTGAATAAAAGAACTAAAATACAATTCTGCCCTAAACAGTTTACCTTCAATAAACAAAGTTCACTTTTGTCATCCCAAGATCCTTTTGCAACATCTTCTGCTTTCTGAAACAGTAAAGAATGCATACACAAATTTAAAGTGAGGCACatataaatgaaacaaaatctcttctaataataaaaatcaaatcaaatcaaaatggTAATAATTGCACAAGACTAGTAGATCTTGGAAGACGTACATTACTGCActtcaaaattttgtttattataaaatcttcaatttcaCTCTCTCTAGTTTCAAAAACTGGCATTGCAGTCTCTGCTATACACCCTAGAGACTGTAGAATAGCAGGCAAATGTCTCTTCTCCTCCAACATATCCACAAGTCTCTGAAAATTGAGGAAGAAAGATCAGCTCTAGCATATACCAGAACTACACATTGACATTGCTATGAGTCAAGGAAATCTAAAGGTGATGCATGTACAGCATAGGCCAGAAAGTGAAATAGGAAAATGAAACATAAAACGAACCTTGTATAGTACAGAAAGTGACTTGAGTCCATCATCCTTTGTTATGGCTGCCAGCGCATGTACAGCATACTTGGCCTGTCTCCGACTGCCTTCTATACATATTCTCTCCAATATAAGGTCAATGGAACTGCATGTAAACAACAGAGAGATAACAAACATAATACATGAAGAATTTGTTATAAGTTATAACGTCAAAGATTTCAAGAGTCGCACCTCGATGAACTTGCCAATTGTTCTCTTATGGTACCGCCAGCCTTAGCTAGAACATGCAAAACACcttcttttataatttcatcatcatctttaaGAAGGTTCACCAATTCCCCTTCAACCCCACCAAGCAACAACGGACTAAAGCATGCAAGAATCTGAAATTGTTTACGGAAGAATTAACATTAActccttcaaaaaaattttttggataGAACACAAAAGGTAGGAACATCATGTTTGTACCCCTAGTATGTTCATACAAGATTGAGTATATCGCGTATTTCCAGCTGACTTTTGTGTGCCAGCCTCCAGAATTATTTCTTTCACATGCTCCTTGTTGAAAAGCATATAAGAACACTTAACAGAGAGAGTACTCAAAAAATCATAAAGTCGATGTTTCTCGCCAAGTATCCTCAGTAAATCATCCTGCAAGTAAATGAAAATCTAGTATGAAAGCCATTCCATACAGAACAGGATGCAGTTTCCgatgttttaaataaagataGGTGAACATAAGCGAGGTTCATGAGATTGAAATTAGTCCATGACACAGGTCACAGAGAGTTCGAATTAAAAATTCTTAATTCCTTTCAAGTTTTGGCTGCATTTACACTAAACATTGGTTCGACTCATTAAAGAGTTTTCATTGCCATATTTTAGGTGGTATATCAAGTCCAATCAAAACCAAACAAAGGAGTTAAAAACAAGGCCCTCCAACTACCCCTGTCCACCCATTTCCTCCCAACCATGTGGCATGAACAAAACCAGTTCTAGAATACATGATATTATTCAGTAGCTTAATCCCTACCCGAAAAGTACAAGCTTGTTGAAAGCTAGTGTTTGGATCAACAAGATTTGTCAAAATCTTCCATATATTAGCATCTTTCAACTGATCAAGAATCTGATAATTCTCTTCAGCCTTTACAGGATCAGCAAATGAGCGAGACATAATTCGGAAGCAATAAAGGACTTTTTTTTGGACCTCAGGAGCATCAACACCCTGTATTTGGAGGACAATCAATCACTTCGATTTTGAGACTGCTCATAACGGATCAATATCTTCTAAATTTCAATGTTTGCAAACCTGATTCATTTGCCTAAGAGACAGATACCTCTGCATCTCTTGTTGTACCCTGCACCCCAAGAAAATCTCCCAAAATCAGTACACAATCCATCAAAAACAAAAGCTGAGATTTCGGGAAGTCTACCAAAAGTCGCATGGAGTTGCCTAAtgttaaaacaaaacatttataaaaCATACCTCTGCTTCTGCTCCAGTATTTTCTCGAGGGACTTCACTTCCACTTTATCAAATCCCGAGAAGACTCTTACCCAATGTCGAACTCTATCTTTGATGGACATCTCAATTGGGAACAGAGACCCACACAGAATAGACTCAATTGTATCTGATCTGAACAATTGAAGTAATTAAGAACATGAACACTCACCAAAAAgaatcaaaatttacattataaaaaaatcaagaagcAAATACTTTTGGCCCACCCTCTTAGCACCAAGTCATACAATGATagctattactttttttttataagaagatattttattgatataaagataGTACAATGATAGCAATTACTACCGTTGCAATAAGTTAATATACATGTAGGGAGTACTCTGCACCATATTCAGTTCAGAAGAAGACACAAATCAAGTGGCCGGCATCCCAACACAACCAAAGAAAATTTCTTTTGCCATTTTCACTTCACTACTGAAATCATCCCAAGGAAAAAGTGTGATGATTGATCAAGACAAGAATTCAACTATAAGGGCAATAAGATTGACGTGTCAATTGAAGAATGACCAGACCATTGGGTGTAAGCACATCCGAAACGCATAAAGCCAGAAACCTTTCTGGAGTGACAGCCACAATAATTTCATAATGCAAGAACGGAAGGATCTCTTTGCAGGATTCTCGCTAGTCTAGTAAATTGACATTGCCATGCATTCTTATACTACTGATTTCTTATTGTTATACCATTTTTCAGAGAAGAAGATTAGGATAATTAGTACATACATAATTACAATGATACTTCATATTTTGCTCGCGCCAAAAGCTAAATCACCAAATGAACCTGTCACAGTCCACAACCGGATTACATGGGCCATGGGCCTTGGGCCAATTTACTTTCATTTACAACTTCCTTTACTTTAATGCTTCCTGTTATTTGGACTACAATAAAGTtagtgggccttgggccttagttttattttattgtatgccTTTAGTTGTGTTAGCCTGGGCCCATGTAGGgatcattttctttatgtaagAGTCAAGGGCTCTAGGGTTCAGCTATCCAGAATCATTAATGAAAATCTTTTCTATTCTCTTTTCTCTTGGAGGCTAGGTCAACCTCGAATCTGAccattttctttacattttctctcatattttctagtTATCCAAACACTACACATCAggtgtgttacaagtggtatccagagccaGTCTTTCATTGGCATCGGCTTTACCAATGAGAATGGAAAACATCATCTCATCCTTACTAATTATCAAAGAGTTGATGGAAGATAATCTTCAACGCTTCGATGTTGTTCAACAACATCTGAAGGATTTGCGGGAGAGTCACAACAAAATGCACCAAGTATTTCAACAGTCCTTTGACGATTTTGCTAGCAACATTCAGGAAAGTTTCAACCAATTCGAAGATCAAATCTGTGAAATACAAGAGGAAGATGTAGTTGCTatggaagaaaaagatgaaatcaAGCCCCCTCAGCTTTTTGTTCCCAAAAATCTCGAACCATTTCTACCATTCTCTGACCCTTCTCTAAGAATCTCGTGTTCTTCTCTTCAtctcagaaaatatttttcctcttcttcctgcTTGTCGGTCGCCATTAGCAACAGAGACCCATTAATCAAAAGAGGCCTAACCATCATCTGGGAGTTCGATCCCGGTGGCGTCGATCACGGCCTTCAAGACTTCGACggctctctcttttctttctcttgcgACGACGAGAGGATGAACTCGCTCTCATTTCCATTCCATCCTGAGCGCACGGTGACGCATCAGATCTTTTCCACCATGGCATCGACGACGGCAATCTATTCCACCACTCAGCCCGTTGTCATGC from Juglans regia cultivar Chandler chromosome 4, Walnut 2.0, whole genome shotgun sequence encodes:
- the LOC109003616 gene encoding sister chromatid cohesion protein PDS5 homolog A isoform X2, whose translation is MAQKLQQQLKEVGSKLETPPSTKDALVRLLKQAATCLSELDQSPSASVLESMQPFLNAIVKPELLKHQDRDVKLLVATCICEITRITAPEAPYNDDVLKDIFRLIVGTFSGLSDTGGPSFGRRVVILETMAKYRSCVVMLDLECDDLVNEMFSTFFAVARDDHPESVLSSMQTIMVVLLEESEDVGEGLLFVILTVLGRNKSDVFMAARRLAMNVIESCAVKLEAGIKQFLISSISGDNRSVNSHIDHHEVIYDIYRCAPQILLGVVPYLTGELLTDQLDTRIKAVSLVGDLFSLPGVAISEGFQPIFSEFLKRLADRVVEVRMCVLEHVKSCLLSDPLRAEVPQIISALCDRLLDFDENVRKQVVAVICDVACHALNAIPLETVKLVAERLRDKSLLVKKYTMERLAEIFKVYCMKCSDGSINPDNFDWIPGKILRSDTIESILCGSLFPIEMSIKDRVRHWVRVFSGFDKVEVKSLEKILEQKQRVQQEMQRYLSLRQMNQGVDAPEVQKKVLYCFRIMSRSFADPVKAEENYQILDQLKDANIWKILTNLVDPNTSFQQACTFRDDLLRILGEKHRLYDFLSTLSVKCSYMLFNKEHVKEIILEAGTQKSAGNTRYTQSCMNILGILACFSPLLLGGVEGELVNLLKDDDEIIKEGVLHVLAKAGGTIREQLASSSSSIDLILERICIEGSRRQAKYAVHALAAITKDDGLKSLSVLYKRLVDMLEEKRHLPAILQSLGCIAETAMPVFETRESEIEDFIINKILKCSNKAEDVAKGSWDDKSELCLLKIFGIKTMVKSFLPVKDAHLRPGIDVLLDILRNILSFGEISKDIESSLVDKAHLRLASAKAVLHLSKYWDEKIPVDIFHLTLWTSEIRFPQAKKQFLGKVYQYIKDRYLDAKYACAFLFNIIGSKPLEFEEERHNLADIIQMYHQTKARQISMQCDGNSLTAYPEFILPYFVHALAHHSCPNIEECKDVKAFDLIYRQLHLIISMLVRGDEEAKSEAGTSKEKEREIISVICSIFQSIKCSEDIVDAAKSKNSHAICDLGLSITKRLATKEDDSQRSTVLVSLPSMLYKLLEKNEGDDSVASDGQTWLADENVLTHFESLKLENDEEVFSEVAQDEELKPGEIDGNEMPLVKMLKRLKSQGTKAKKVKKNKSLPAEAKTAENDVDILEMVREINLGNLGVSNKFESSNGHEYFPSKKTKMDLKQEKGKKRKASDATSVMVLKRPRSSSAHTAFRTPAGISKAPLRASEDATIKARIIHSIQSIETDPDISSDSKGKMSTQKKMIEGADSDLSVPSLRKNESVHAKHKGKFSDRGHNDEANELGEANDSDMGKPDVLTETDQIEISSNVKSPIGSSRKQKRKSIAGFAKCTSKAGGRDIEDLIGCRIKVWWPMDKRFYQGTVKSYDPLKRKHVVLYDDGDVEVLRIEKERWELIDNGRKSSKHKQKLNSSNGPLSKEVSPRKQNKNSGGSRLSKESIKNVKGKRTPKRNLKHVLKGASKSDLGEAEDKGDSDISNPEPATTSKANEMNAGDSEGEKAERLDENLTDKEESEMEGKSSKTKQLEDMEKSLHHPDESDGEEKPDFEGRRAEDVKSVPQDSENDDEYKSHSEDKEADESSSAVKEGANEEDKPDSEGSQETNRSSPMKQEKSRVTSANPSSVHHVEDSDNEPLMRWKHRAGKKGSRQVG
- the LOC109003616 gene encoding sister chromatid cohesion protein PDS5 homolog B isoform X4 produces the protein MAQKLQQQLKEVGSKLETPPSTKDALVRLLKQAATCLSELDQSPSASVLESMQPFLNAIVKPELLKHQDRDVKLLVATCICEITRITAPEAPYNDDVLKDIFRLIVGTFSGLSDTGGPSFGRRVVILETMAKYRSCVVMLDLECDDLVNEMFSTFFAVARDDHPESVLSSMQTIMVVLLEESEDVGEGLLFVILTVLGRNKSDVFMAARRLAMNVIESCAVKLEAGIKQFLISSISGDNRSVNSHIDHHEVIYDIYRCAPQILLGVVPYLTGELLTDQLDTRIKAVSLVGDLFSLPGVAISEGFQPIFSEFLKRLADRVVEVRMCVLEHVKSCLLSDPLRAEVPQIISALCDRLLDFDENVRKQVVAVICDVACHALNAIPLETVKLVAERLRDKSLLVKKYTMERLAEIFKVYCMKCSDGSINPDNFDWIPGKILRCFYDKDFRSDTIESILCGSLFPIEMSIKDRVRHWVRVFSGFDKVEVKSLEKILEQKQRVQQEMQRYLSLRQMNQGVDAPEVQKKVLYCFRIMSRSFADPVKAEENYQILDQLKDANIWKILTNLVDPNTSFQQACTFRDDLLRILGEKHRLYDFLSTLSVKCSYMLFNKEHVKEIILEAGTQKSAGNTRYTQSCMNILGILACFSPLLLGGVEGELVNLLKDDDEIIKEGVLHVLAKAGGTIREQLASSSSSIDLILERICIEGSRRQAKYAVHALAAITKDDGLKSLSVLYKRLVDMLEEKRHLPAILQSLGCIAETAMPVFETRESEIEDFIINKILKCSNKAEDVAKGSWDDKSELCLLKIFGIKTMVKSFLPVKDAHLRPGIDVLLDILRNILSFGEISKDIESSLVDKAHLRLASAKAVLHLSKYWDEKIPVDIFHLTLWTSEIRFPQAKKQFLGKVYQYIKDRYLDAKYACAFLFNIIGSKPLEFEEERHNLADIIQMYHQTKARQISMQCDGNSLTAYPEFILPYFVHALAHHSCPNIEECKDVKAFDLIYRQLHLIISMLVRGDEEAKSEAGTSKEKEREIISVICSIFQSIKCSEDIVDAAKSKNSHAICDLGLSITKRLATKEDDSQRSTVLVSLPSMLYKLLEKNEGDDSVASDGQTWLADENVLTHFESLKLENDEEVFSEVAQDEELKPGEIDGNEMPLVKMLKRLKSQGTKAKKVKKNKSLPAEAKTAENDVDILEMQEKGKKRKASDATSVMVLKRPRSSSAHTAFRTPADPDISSDSKGKMSTQKKMIEGADSDLSVPSLRKNESVHAKHKGKFSDRGHNDEANELGEANDSDMGKPDVLTETDQIEISSNVKSPIGSSRKQKRKSIAGFAKCTSKAGGRDIEDLIGCRIKVWWPMDKRFYQGTVKSYDPLKRKHVVLYDDGDVEVLRIEKERWELIDNGRKSSKHKQKLNSSNGPLSKEVSPRKQNKNSGGSRLSKESIKNVKGKRTPKRNLKHVLKGASKSDLGEAEDKGDSDISNPEPATTSKANEMNAGDSEGEKAERLDENLTDKEESEMEGKSSKTKQLEDMEKSLHHPDESDGEEKPDFEGRRAEDVKSVPQDSENDDEYKSHSEDKEADESSSAVKEGANEEDKPDSEGSQETNRSSPMKQEKSRVTSANPSSVHHVEDSDNEPLMRWKHRAGKKGSRQVG
- the LOC109003616 gene encoding sister chromatid cohesion protein PDS5 homolog B isoform X5, translated to MAQKLQQQLKEVGSKLETPPSTKDALVRLLKQAATCLSELDQSPSASVLESMQPFLNAIVKPELLKHQDRDVKLLVATCICEITRITAPEAPYNDDVLKDIFRLIVGTFSGLSDTGGPSFGRRVVILETMAKYRSCVVMLDLECDDLVNEMFSTFFAVARDDHPESVLSSMQTIMVVLLEESEDVGEGLLFVILTVLGRNKSDVFMAARRLAMNVIESCAVKLEAGIKQFLISSISGDNRSVNSHIDHHEVIYDIYRCAPQILLGVVPYLTGELLTDQLDTRIKAVSLVGDLFSLPGVAISEGFQPIFSEFLKRLADRVVEVRMCVLEHVKSCLLSDPLRAEVPQIISALCDRLLDFDENVRKQVVAVICDVACHALNAIPLETVKLVAERLRDKSLLVKKYTMERLAEIFKVYCMKCSDGSINPDNFDWIPGKILRCFYDKDFRSDTIESILCGSLFPIEMSIKDRVRHWVRVFSGFDKVEVKSLEKILEQKQRVQQEMQRYLSLRQMNQGVDAPEVQKKVLYCFRIMSRSFADPVKAEENYQILDQLKDANIWKILTNLVDPNTSFQQACTFRDDLLRILGEKHRLYDFLSTLSVKCSYMLFNKEHVKEIILEAGTQKSAGNTRYTQSCMNILGILACFSPLLLGGVEGELVNLLKDDDEIIKEGVLHVLAKAGGTIREQLASSSSSIDLILERICIEGSRRQAKYAVHALAAITKDDGLKSLSVLYKRLVDMLEEKRHLPAILQSLGCIAETAMPVFETRESEIEDFIINKILKCSNKAEDVAKGSWDDKSELCLLKIFGIKTMVKSFLPVKDAHLRPGIDVLLDILRNILSFGEISKDIESSLVDKAHLRLASAKAVLHLSKYWDEKIPVDIFHLTLWTSEIRFPQAKKQFLGKVYQYIKDRYLDAKYACAFLFNIIGSKPLEFEEERHNLADIIQMYHQTKARQISMQCDGNSLTAYPEFILPYFVHALAHHSCPNIEECKDVKAFDLIYRQLHLIISMLVRGDEEAKSEAGTSKEKEREIISVICSIFQSIKCSEDIVDAAKSKNSHAICDLGLSITKRLATKEDDSQRSTVLVSLPSMLYKLLEKNEGDDSVASDGQTWLADENVLTHFESLKLENDEEVFSEVAQDEELKPGEIDGNEMPLVKMLKRLKSQGTKAKKVKKNKSLPAEAKTAENDVDILEMEKGKKRKASDATSVMVLKRPRSSSAHTAFRTPADPDISSDSKGKMSTQKKMIEGADSDLSVPSLRKNESVHAKHKGKFSDRGHNDEANELGEANDSDMGKPDVLTETDQIEISSNVKSPIGSSRKQKRKSIAGFAKCTSKAGGRDIEDLIGCRIKVWWPMDKRFYQGTVKSYDPLKRKHVVLYDDGDVEVLRIEKERWELIDNGRKSSKHKQKLNSSNGPLSKEVSPRKQNKNSGGSRLSKESIKNVKGKRTPKRNLKHVLKGASKSDLGEAEDKGDSDISNPEPATTSKANEMNAGDSEGEKAERLDENLTDKEESEMEGKSSKTKQLEDMEKSLHHPDESDGEEKPDFEGRRAEDVKSVPQDSENDDEYKSHSEDKEADESSSAVKEGANEEDKPDSEGSQETNRSSPMKQEKSRVTSANPSSVHHVEDSDNEPLMRWKHRAGKKGSRQVG